A genomic window from Leishmania panamensis strain MHOM/PA/94/PSC-1 chromosome 5 sequence includes:
- a CDS encoding hypothetical protein (TriTrypDB/GeneDB-style sysID: LpmP.05.0710) — protein sequence MSTLASSVLQGQREKSAWLEEALDTCIVAYESHRNALENVYSQLTTWQQSSDQGCIHISPVAMSELLKDINDVLQQCALQLQPMDGATSSAESPVEQAQPEHRFRGAHLQSDNASSVSTYSTRRNKPLPAPPQQEQHLLPRSASDLSSASQSRGTENDLQASSAMTESQRRLQPSPMLQYRPFSTSRSSMSSVLPAVNESAVTDPSKSPAQLDNTAQKPMRPPEQRQQRQQRQQAAAAVQSTRPRTPPRNWHSAAPTPRPTIDDGHQTGSAATGPRVRSSGGSTPLSSSQRAEAEHVKLSSQEQRTATREDAKANGTYQHLFGTRSCNSDSTGRHGPPSTPSVTSASPADAGSAASQHPPPHREVQRSQGYVSEEVGTPHHQSFSSAAERRSSTVASCSHFDSCRFEFFETDQSAGSAAAAASGHQTAAVAFHYSHQTPSHQQSNDGCGSLSQTSIALRDGVPGATVAAAASLSYPSSSTLRHPHQMLSGDEKKSEVGKQRSSSAAAAAEAQRGEASQVGSVGLVHTPSATPQRDSSSRTTVAAPPPPQQQQQVSIERESLNLPLPPQQPGKRRPLRTSSQRITPRKLNDSSQVESTVYHRSASPSTGRQPLRADAPEALCFMEREDNFLVKRRLAERKAMHGDIHQMQGNAERDANPFITAGPGRQLVANGGMTGKVEAAPALTAVEEQLISEHTVLRTQLERMQMELYIAVMRHRERGNEPRYTQLNTRMKRVMKDLSRVEWELRVVRNIDCESHSKSPAKGA from the coding sequence ATGTCCACGCTGGCGTCCTCTGTGCTGCAGGGCCAGCGTGAAAAGAGCGCGTGGcttgaggaggcgctggatACGTGCATTGTCGCCTACGAGTCGCACCGCAACGCGCTCGAGAACGTCTACTCCCAGCTAACAACGTGGCAACAGTCTTCGGATCAGGGATGCATTCACATTAGCCCAGTAGCGATGAgtgagctgctgaaggacaTCAACGACGTGTTGCAACAGTGCGCACTTCAGCTGCAGCCCATGGACGGCGCAACGTCATCAGCAGAGTCACCGGTCGAGCAGGCACAACCGGAACACCGCTTCCGGGGCGCACATCTCCAGTCCGACAACGCTagcagcgtcagcacctACTCCACGCGTCGGAACAAGCCACTACCCGCCCCACCACAGCAGGAGCAACATCTACTCCCGCGGTCTGCCTCGGATCTGTCGAGTGCGAGTCAATCACGCGGGACAGAGAACGATCTACAGGCGTCATCCGCGATGACGGAGAGCCAGCGGCGCCTGCAGCCGAGCCCAATGTTGCAATACCGCCCCTTCTCAACGTCGCGCTCCAGCATGTCGTCTGTGCTGCCAGCGGTGAACGAGAGCGCGGTGACCGACCCAAGCAAGAGCCCTGCGCAGCTGGACAATACAGCGCAAAAGCCAATGCGGCCGCCagagcagaggcagcagaggcagcagcgtcagcaggcagcggctgcggttCAGTCGACGAGGCCTCGCACGCCGCCTCGCAACTGGCACAGTGCGGCACCGACGCCTCGGCCCACCATTGATGATGGACATCAGACGGGtagcgctgccaccggccCAAGAgttcgcagcagcggtggctcgACACCGCTGTCGTCCAGCCAGCGAGCAGAAGCGGAGCATGTCAAGCTGTCCTCACAGGAGCAGCGCACAGCGACCAGGGAAGACGCAAAGGCGAACGGTACGTACCAGCATCTCTtcggcacgcgcagctgcaacagTGACAGCACTGGGCGCCACGggcctccctccaccccctcagTGACGTCGGCGTCGCCCGCGGACGCGGGCTCGGCTGCATCGCAGCACCCACCACCGCATCGGGAGGTGCAGCGTAGCCAGGGCTACGTGAGCGAAGAGGTGGGCACCCCGCATCACCAGAGCTTCTCATCAGCTGCcgagcgccgcagcagcaccgtggcCAGTTGTAGCCACTTCGACTCGTGCCGCTTCGAGTTTTTTGAGACGGACCAAAGCGccggcagtgcagcagcagccgcgagTGGGCACcagacggcggcagtggcctTCCACTACTCGCACCAGACACCGTCACATCAGCAAAGCAACGACGGATGTGGCAGTCTCAGCCAGACATCCATCGCTCTCAGGGACGGCGTCCCCGGTgccacggtggcggcggctgcgtcacTATCTTACCCTTCGTCCTCGACACTGCGCCATCCTCACCAAATGCTCAGTGGTGATGAGAAGAAGAGTGAGGTTGGCaaacagcgcagcagcagcgcagcagcagcggcagaagcgcaGCGCGGGGAGGCGTCACAGGTGGGCAGTGTCGGTCTTGTCCACACACCCAGTGCGACACCACAGCGGGACTCTAGCAGCAGGACGACGGTAGcggccccgccgccgccgcagcagcagcagcaggtatCGATAGAACGGGAGTCTTTAAatctgccactgccaccgcagcagcccggTAAGCGCCGCCCCCTTCGCACCTCGTCTCAACGTATTACCCCCAGAAAATTGAACGACAGCAGCCAAGTCGAGAGCACAGTGTaccaccgcagcgcgtcgccgtcgacaGGGCGCCAGCCCTTGCGGGCCGATGCGCCGGAGGCGCTGTGCTTCATGGAAAGGGAAGACAACTTCCTGGTGAAGCGGCGGCTCGCGGAGCGGAAGGCGATGCACGGCGACATTCACCAAATGCAAGGAAACGCTGAACGTGACGCCAACCCATTCATCACGGCTGGTCCTGGTCGTCAGCTCGTCGCGAACGGTGGCATGACTGGcaaggtggaggcggcgccggcactgACAGCGGTAGAGGAGCAGCTCATCTCCGAGCACACGGTCTTGCGCACGCAGCTTGAACGCATGCAGATGGAGCTGTACATCGCCGTCATGCGACACCGCGAGCGAGGAAACGAGCCGCGCTATACACAGCTGAACACGCGCATGAAGCGCGTGATGAAGGACCTAAGCAGGGTCGAGTGGGAGCTACGCGTGGTGCGCAATATCGATTGCGAGTCCCACTCCAAGTCTCCAGCAAAGGGCGCGTAG